Proteins from a single region of Streptomyces vinaceus:
- a CDS encoding MmcQ/YjbR family DNA-binding protein: MKAAVRKWEAVREFAQGLPEAVMEFPWGPEDCVVKVNKKIFVFLGGLDGPQSPGLSVKLKDEALHGHAMAAPGAEPTGYGLGRAGWVFVPLGVKGAPALDVLCEWVEESYRTVALKRHVKELDARLEEGSAARNAPTG; this comes from the coding sequence ATGAAGGCCGCGGTGCGCAAGTGGGAGGCGGTGCGGGAGTTCGCCCAGGGGCTGCCGGAGGCCGTGATGGAGTTTCCCTGGGGGCCCGAGGACTGCGTGGTGAAGGTCAACAAGAAGATCTTCGTCTTCCTCGGCGGCCTCGACGGCCCGCAGTCGCCCGGGCTCTCGGTGAAGCTCAAGGACGAGGCGCTGCACGGCCACGCCATGGCCGCGCCGGGGGCGGAGCCCACCGGGTACGGGCTGGGGCGGGCCGGCTGGGTGTTCGTACCGCTCGGGGTGAAGGGGGCCCCGGCCCTCGACGTGCTGTGCGAGTGGGTGGAGGAGAGCTACCGGACGGTCGCCCTCAAGCGGCACGTCAAGGAGCTCGACGCGCGGCTGGAGGAGGGCTCC